The DNA sequence ctccacaggaacagtgattagacattttggacaactgtaggttcaacagcacgatatgatattttgttatcactccacaggaacagtgattagacattttggacaactgtaggttcaacagcacgatatgatattttgttatcactccacaggaacaggaTATGACATTTTGgtcaactgtaggttcaacagcacgatatgatattttgttatcactccacaggaacagtgattagagattttggacaactgtaggttcaacagcacgatataattttcttatcatcCCACAGGAAcggtgattagacattttggacaactgtaggttcaacagcacgatatgatattttttttatctctccacaggaacagtgattagacattttggacaactataggttcaacagcacgatatgatattttgttatcactccacaggaacagtgattagacattttggacaactgtaggttcaacagcacgatatgatattttgttatcactccacaggaacagtgattatacattttggacaactgtaggttcaacagcacgatatgatattttgttatcatccCACAGGAACGGTGATTAgccattttggacaactgtaggttcaacagcacgatattatattttttatctctccacaggaacagtgattagacattttaaacaactgtaggttcaacagcacgatatgatattttgttatcactccacaggaacagtgattagacattttggacaactgtaggtgcaacagcacgatatgatattttttttatctctccacaggaacagtgattagacattttggacaactgtaggttcaacagcacgatatgatattttgttatcactccacaggaacagtgattagacattttggacaactgtaggttcaacagcacgatatgatattttgttatcactccacaggaacagtgattagacattttggacaactgtaggttcaacagcacgatatgatattttgttatcactccacaggaacagtgattatacattttggacaactgtaggttcaacagcacgatatgatattttgttatcatccCACAGGAACGGTGATTAgccattttggacaactgtaggttcaacagcacgatatgatattttgttatcactccacaggaacgatgattagacattttggacaactgtaggttcaacagcacgatattatattttgttatcactccacaggaacagtgattagacgtTTTGGACAACTgcaggttcaacagcacgatatgatattttgttatcacaggaacagtgattagagaCTTTGGTCAACTGTGGCTTCCTGATGAGCAGCGCGTGGGGTTGAGCGACAAGAAACAAAACGACTTATGACTGTATGTCTTCTGCAGCACATCACTTCCTTCATCGAATTTCTAAAGTTTTCCGAGAGGAACGCGTAGAGAATTGGGTTTATACCAGAGTTAAAGTACAACAACAGGGTAGTACTAATAGTGAAGAAGACAGAACTTTTAGTGGTGCCATTGAAATATGGATACCAATACTGCCAAAGCTTACGAACGTGGAAAGGTAAATTGCAAAAAGCGAAACACAAGACAATAGCCACCAGAAGACGCAACACTTTCCTTCTTGCTCTTATTATTGTCTTTGGAGCTTGTGTAAGGCAATGTTGTTGAAACGAGATGGCATGGTTGTGTTGACTCCTACTCGTGCTGGGTTCTTGGATGTTTCTCGTCACGTTACAGTAACAACAGTGCCCCCTGACGGCAAGTTTAGACACGTCACTTAAAGACGAACGGATTTGCCGGCACACACAGATCCCACCGCCATCTTTGTTTACCACAACATGTGTGCCGTGGACGTGAATTGGGCTACCTGCATGGTCTCCATAACAAAACTGGAGATTGGATTGGGAACCCCTTAGAGATAAGCTTTCCTTACTTAAAACGTCACGGACGTGTCGCAGCTCCACCTGTCCATACTCGACAGAATCAACTGTGCTTTTCCACAACCGAACAGCAATTTTAGTGTAGAGCACACTAATGATAACCAAGGGAATTACTAACAGAAACACAAAATTAGCGACGTCGTAAATTTCCGAATCGTAAAATTTGCGCTGCATGAAACACTCCACCGACGAACCGGAAACAGAGGGCAGCTCGGCAGTTCCGTACATTACTAGCCGAGGAGAACAATAGATGGCGCTAACCAGCCAAACTATCGTTATCACAGCACGCAAACGACCTAATGTAAATGCTTGTTTACTCCATAAAGGGTATATAATAGCGACGTATCTTTCAACACAGATAACCACCAGAATGGCTATTGACGTGTTGTAACTCAAACTCTGAATGAAGTGGTACATCTTACAGAGGAAGTTACCGAACGGCCAACTGCTCATCAGGTAGAGAGAAAGGTTCTGGAAAACACAGAAGACGCCAACGCAGAAATCAGCCACAGCCAGGTTcgttaaaaaaaagtttgttaccGTGCGAAGACGACGATGTAGAAACACAACAACCATAACTAGCAGATTCCCTGAAAAGAAAAATCAGAAGACGTTTTGAAACAGAACATCCATAAGTAGCAGATTCCctgaaaattaaaatcaaaagacGTTTAGAAACAcaactaaaatttttaaaaatttttgttttattatatttctagtAGGTGTAAACAGTATGTGAGGTGTAGTTAATATCTTTCTTTTCAAGGTGTAAACAGCAACTTAGGTGTAGTTAATATCTTTCTATTGAAGGTATAAACAGCAAAGTGAGGTGCAGTTAATATGTTTCTATTGAAggtaacagaagcattgttacctaccaaatatagacaACACAAgacgaatgtgtaagaaacaattaacagaaacattgttacccaTCAAATATACAACAAAAGAAGACGAATgtgtaaaaaatcaaataacagaagcattgttacctaccaaatatagaacaccacaagacgaatgtgtaagaaacaaataacagaagcattgttacctaccaattATAGAACAACACAAGACAAATGtgttagaaacaattaacagaagcattgttacctaccaaataaaaaacaacagaagacaaatgtgtaagaaacaaataacagaagcattgttacctaccaaatatagaacaacagaagacgaatgtataagaaacaaataacagaagcattgttacctaccaaatattgaacaacagaagacgaatgtgtaagaaacaattaacagaaacattgttacctaacaaatatagaacaacacaagacgaatgtgtaagaaacaaataacaaaaacattgttacctaccaaatatacaacaaatgaagacgaatgtataagaaacaaataacagaagcattgttacctaccaaatatagaacaacagaaggcgaatgtataagaaacaaataacagaagcattgttacttaccaaatatagaacaacagaagacgaatgtataagaaacaaataacagaagcattgttatctaccaaatatagaacaacagaaggcaaaagtgtaagaaacaattaacagaaacattgttacctaccaaatatagaacaacagaaggcgaatgtataagaaacaaataactgaagcattgttacctaccaaatatagaacaacagaagacgaatgtataagaaacaaataacagaagcattgttacctaccaatcatagaacaacagaagccaaatgtgtaagaaacaaataacagaagcattgttacctaccaaatatagaacaacagaagacgaatgtataagaaacaaataacagaagcattgttacctaccaaatattgaacaacagaagacgaatgtgtaagaaacaattaacagaaacattgttacctaacaaatatagaacaacacaagacgaatgtgtaagaaacaaataacaaaaacattgttacctaccaaatatacaacaaatgaagacgaatgtataagaaacaaataacagaagcattgttacctaccaaatatagaacaacagaaggcgaatgtataagaaacaaataacagaagcattgttacttaccaaatatagaacaacagaagacgaatgtataagaaacaaataacagaagcattgttatctaccaaatatagaacaacagaaggcaaaagtgtaagaaacaattaacagaaacattgttacctaccaaatatagaacaacagaaggcgaatgtataagaaacaaataactgaagcattgttacctaccaaatatagaacaacagaagacgaatgtataagaaacaaataacagaagcattgttacctaccaatcatagaacaacagaagccaaatgtgtaagaaacaaataacagaagcattgttacctaccaaatatagaacaacagaagccaaaagtgtaagaaacaattaacagaaacattgttacctaccaaatatagaacaacagaaggcgaatgtataagaaacaaataacagaagcattgttacctaccaaattttgaacaacagaagccaaatgtgtaagaaacaattaacagaaacattgttacctaccaaatatagaacaacagaaggcgaatgtataagaaacaaataacagaagcattgatACCTACCAAtcatagaacaacagaagccaaatgtgttagaaacaattaacagaagcattgttacctaccaaatataaaacaacagaagacaaatgtgtaagaaacaaataacagaagcattgttacctaccaaatatagaacaacagaagacgaatgtataagaaacaaataacagaagcattgttacctaccaaatattgaacaaaagaagacgaatgtataagaaacaaataacagaagcattgtacctaccaaatatagaacaacagaagacgaatgtataagaaacaaataacagaagcattgttacctaccaaatatagaacaacagaaaccaaaagtgtaagaaacaattaacagaaacattgttacctaccaaatatagaacaacagaaggcagaatgtacaagaaacaaataacagaagcattgttacctaccaaatatagaacaacagaagacgaatgtataagaaacaaataacagaagcattgttacctaccaaatatagaacaacagaagccaaatgtgtaagaaacaattaacagaaacattgttacctaccaaatatagaacaacagaaggcgaatgtataagaaacaaataacagaagcattgttacctaccaaatatagaacaacagaaaccaaatgtgtaagaaacaattaacagaaacattgttacctaccaaatatagaacaacagaaggcgaatgtataagaaacaaataacagaagcattgttacctaccaaatatagaacaacagaagccaaatgtgtaagaaacaattaacagaagcattgttacctaccaaatataaaacaacagaagacaaatgtgtaagaagcTAATAACAGttgcattgttacctaccaaatatagaacaacagaaggcgaatgtataagaaacaaataactgaagcattgttacctactaaatatagaacaacagaagccaaatgtgtaagaaacaattaacagaaacattgttacctaccaaatatagaacaacagaaggcgaatgtataagaaacaaataacagaagcattgatACCTACCAAtcatagaacaacagaagccaaatgtgttagaaacaattaacagaagcattgttacctaccaaatataaaacaacagaagacaaatgtgtaagaaacaaataacagaagcattgttacctaccaaatatagaacaacagaagacgaatgtataagaaacaaataacagaagcattgttacctaccaaatattgaacaacagaagacgaatgtataagaaacaaataacagaagcattgtacctaccaaatatagaacaacagaagacgaatgcataagaaacaaataacagaagcattgttacctaccaaatatagaacaacagaaaccaaaagtgtaagaaacaattaacagaaacattgttacctaccaaatatagaacaacagaaggcgaatgtataagaaacaaataactgaagcattgttacctaccaaatatagaacaacagaagacgaatgtataagaaacaaataacagaagcattgttacctaccaaatatagaacaacagaagccaaatgtgtaagaaacaattaacagaaacattgttacctaccaaatatagaacaacagaaggcgaatgtataagaaacaaataacagaagcattgttacctaccaaatatagaacaacagaaaccaaatgtgtaagaaacaattaacagaaacattgttacctaccaaatatagaacaacagaaggcgaatgtataagaaacaaataacagaagcattgttacctaccaaatatagaacaacagaagccaaatgtgttaagaaacaattaacagaagcattgttacctaccaaatatagaacaacagaaggcgaatgtataagaaacaaataacagaagcattgttacctaccaaatatagaacaacagaagacgaatgtataagaaacaaataacagaagcattgttacctaccaaatatagaacaacagaagccaaaagtgtaagaaacaattaacagaaacattgttacctaccaaatatagaacaacagaaggcgaatgtataagaaacaaataactgaagcattgttacctactaaatatagaacaacagaagccaaatgtgtaagaaacaattaacagaaacattgttacctaccaaatatagaacaacagaaggcgaatgtataagaaacaaataacagaagcattgatACCTACCAATCATAGAACAACAGAAGTCAAATGtgttagaaacaattaacagaagcattgttacctaccaaatatagaacaacagaaggcgaatgtataagaaacaaataacagaagcattgttacctaccaaatatagaacaacagaagacgaatgtataagaaacaaataacagaagcattgttacctaccaaatatagaacaacagaagccaaaagtgtaagaaacaattaacagaaacattgttacctaccaaatatagaacaacagaaggcgaatgtataagaaacaaataacagaagcattgttacctaccaaatatagaacaacagaagacgaatgtataagaaacaaataacagaagcattgttacctaccaaatatagaacaacagaagccaaaagtgtaagaaacaattaacagaaacattgttacctaccaaatatagaacaacagaaggcgaatgtatgagaaacaaataactgaagcattgttacctaccaaatatagaacaacagaagacgaatgtataagaaacaaataacagaagcattgttacctaccaaatatagaacaacagaagccaaaagtgtaagaaacaattaacagaaacattgttacctaccaaatatagaacaacagaaggcgaatgtataagaaacaaataacagaagcattgttacctaccaaatatagaacaacagaagacgaatgtataagaaacaaataacagaagcattgttacctaccaaatatagaacaacagaagccaaaagtgtaagaaacaattaacagaaacattgttacctaccaaatatagaacaacagaaggcgaatgtataggaaacaaataactgaagcattgttacctactaaatatagaacaacagaagccaaatgtgtaagaaacaattaacagaaacattgttacctaccaaatatagaacaacagaaggcgaatgtataagaaacaaataacagaagcattgatACCTACCAAtcatagaacaacagaagacaaatgtgttagaaacaattaacagaagcattgttacctaccaaatataaaacaacagaagacaaatgtgtaagaaacaaataacagaagcattgttacctaccaaatattgaacaacagaagacgaatgtataagaaacaaataacagaagcattgttacctaccaaatatagaacaacagaagacgaatgtataagaaacaaataacagaagcattgttacctaccaaatatagaacaacagaaaccaaatgtgtaagaaacaattaacagaaacattgttacctaccaaatatagaacaacagaaggcgaatgtataagaaacaaataactgaagcattgttacctaccaaatatagaacaacagaagacgaatgtataagaaacaaataacagaagcattgttacctaccaaatatagaacaacagaagccaaaagtgtaagaaacaattaacagaaacattgttacctaccaaatatagaacaacagaaggcgaatgtataagaaacaaataactgaagcattgttacctactaaatatagaacaacagaagccaaatgtgtaagaaacaattaacagaaacattgttacctacc is a window from the Tachypleus tridentatus isolate NWPU-2018 unplaced genomic scaffold, ASM421037v1 Hic_cluster_1, whole genome shotgun sequence genome containing:
- the LOC143241762 gene encoding trissin receptor-like — its product is MSSLLITWCGLAASARAHVRDICSEKRDERKRGVLSLTGFQDMQEDIAIDLDLETSLYNNSSQTSKNTTMDSKSLFSETEKTILIISYTFVFCCSIFGNLLVMVVVFLHRRLRTVTNFFLTNLAVADFCVGVFCVFQNLSLYLMSSWPFGNFLCKMYHFIQSLSYNTSIAILVVICVERYVAIIYPLWSKQAFTLGRLRAVITIVWLVSAIYCSPRLVMYGTAELPSVSGSSVECFMQRKFYDSEIYDVANFVFLLVIPLVIISVLYTKIAVRLWKSTVDSVEYGQVELRHVRDVLSKESLSLRGSQSNLQFCYGDHAGSPIHVHGTHVVVNKDGGGICVCRQIRSSLSDVSKLAVRGHCCYCNVTRNIQEPSTSRSQHNHAISFQQHCLTQAPKTIIRARRKVLRLLVAIVLCFAFCNLPFHVRKLWQYWYPYFNGTTKSSVFFTISTTLLLYFNSGINPILYAFLSENFRNSMKEVMCCRRHTVISRFVSCRSTPRAAHQEATVDQSL